Part of the Paenibacillus aurantius genome, GAAGCGCTTCTTCGAACCGGTCAAAATCCCAATGATGAAGGACGGGATAATGGCGGGCGAACTCATCGAATTTTCTAAGCTCTACCCGAATCCCTCTCCAGGACGGCCGGGAGGAAGCTCCCGGAATGGCTTTTTCTTCCGTAGACTCCTTCACATAAACCACGTAGCAGCCGTCTTCCGCCGCGCAGGACGTTTTCTCGTAAACCTTGCCTTCCTTCACCAAATAATCGCAGACGAACCGCAGCGAAATTTCATCGGGGGTGATGGAAGCATAGTGGTAAAGCACCGGAAAACCGTCTTCTAACTTGCGGTATTCCATTCGTGCCATGTCTGGTTTCCTCCTTCGCTGTTTCCGGCCGGTAGGCCATGGGCTTATCCGGTCCTTTCACGGGCTTGAATTTCTGTTTAGTCGCCGGGCAGGACACTATTACGAGGAAATCCGGCAACGGTTTCCATAAAATGACGGTGAATGGCTGAACCTTCTTTTCCAAAACCTTACTTTACCATAATTTTTACAGGTTGGGGCGACTTTTTTTCCGGATGGAAGCAGCCTTTCCGGCATGGTAGGATAGGGGGACGAACCGATAGGAGGAGCATTCATGAAAGCAGGGGTACCCTTTCGGCTGGTCCCGATGGAAGAGGAGCACGCAAGGGAGATCTGCACCTGGCACTATGACCCGCCGTATGATCTGTATAACTGGAAAGCATGGGAGGAGATGCAAGAGAACGGGGAGGAATTCGCCGATCCGTTCATCCGCAAGGAGCAGTACCGGGCGGTACTGGATGAGCACGGGCAGCTGGCGGGATTCGCGCAGTTCTTTCCGATGGTTGGCGTCACCCGTCTGGGGCTTGGGATGAAGCCCCAGCTCTGCGGAAGCGGGAGCGGGACGGCTTTCGTGCGGGCAATCGCCCGGGAAGCGGTCCGCCTGAACCCCGGGCATGAGATCGACCTGGAGGTGCTTGTGTGGAACGAGCGGGCCCAGAGGGCATACGTAAAAGCCGGCTTCCGCCGGACCGACGCCTATGAGCGCCTGACTCCGACGGGGCCGGCTGACTTTTACTGCATGGTGTATGAGG contains:
- a CDS encoding GNAT family N-acetyltransferase produces the protein MKAGVPFRLVPMEEEHAREICTWHYDPPYDLYNWKAWEEMQENGEEFADPFIRKEQYRAVLDEHGQLAGFAQFFPMVGVTRLGLGMKPQLCGSGSGTAFVRAIAREAVRLNPGHEIDLEVLVWNERAQRAYVKAGFRRTDAYERLTPTGPADFYCMVYEEGEAV